A stretch of Candidatus Taylorbacteria bacterium DNA encodes these proteins:
- the ftsH gene encoding ATP-dependent zinc metalloprotease FtsH encodes MDIFNNNDKQKSKDARKNKGKKPLIPFPPKNNFAGNITTAVLVLFIIVLFSSFIGDLRNKVPTIPISELATDIGAGKIEKIIVEGDILNIVYKGGEKKESKKEADASLTATLSNYGTTPLALSGVQIEIKSPSGFIYWVVNLAPFLLPIFFIIFIVWFLSRQVKGAGMQALSFGQSKARIISPHDKKQRVTFKDIAGTKEAKEELSEIVDFLKNPKKFLEIGAKIPKGVLLMGPSGVGKTLLARAVAGEAGVAFFSISGSEFVEMFVGVGASRVRDLFQLAKKAAPAIIFMDEIDAVGRVRGAGMGGGNDEREQTLNQILVEMDGFEQNEKVIVMAATNRPDVLDPALVRPGRFDRRVTIDLPDRKDREAILEVHAKGKPFAEDVDLKLIGERTPGFSGADLYSLMNEGAILAAREDRKKVAQFDLIRAIEKVMLGPERKSHLLSKKEKEITAYHEAGHALVASVLPFADPVHKISIIARGRAAGYTLKLPLEDRKLQSRREFLDDIAMSLGGYVAEKMIFGDITTGPSNDLQVSTALARNMVTRYGMSDKIGPVALEGEGGRVLFGRGVEEKEYSERVGAEIDSEVSRIMSEALTKAQDILNTNKIALDAIASKLIEVETIEKDEYEKIIIAFGIIPKKKQDIEHQV; translated from the coding sequence ATGGATATTTTCAACAATAACGATAAGCAAAAATCAAAAGACGCAAGGAAAAATAAGGGGAAAAAGCCCCTGATTCCCTTTCCTCCAAAAAATAACTTTGCGGGCAATATTACGACTGCCGTGCTGGTTCTTTTTATTATAGTGCTTTTTTCTTCGTTCATTGGAGATTTGAGGAATAAGGTTCCGACGATTCCTATCTCGGAGCTCGCAACTGATATCGGCGCGGGAAAAATCGAAAAAATTATTGTTGAAGGCGATATATTGAACATCGTGTACAAAGGAGGGGAGAAAAAGGAAAGCAAAAAAGAAGCTGATGCCTCGCTTACCGCTACGCTCTCCAATTATGGCACCACTCCCCTCGCGCTTTCCGGCGTCCAAATTGAAATCAAATCTCCGTCAGGTTTTATCTACTGGGTGGTGAATCTCGCGCCGTTCCTTTTGCCGATTTTCTTCATCATTTTTATCGTCTGGTTTCTCTCGAGACAGGTGAAAGGCGCAGGCATGCAGGCGCTTTCTTTCGGCCAGTCGAAAGCCAGAATTATTTCTCCGCATGACAAAAAACAGAGGGTCACTTTTAAAGATATTGCGGGGACGAAGGAAGCCAAAGAAGAATTGTCGGAAATCGTGGACTTCCTCAAAAATCCGAAAAAATTCTTGGAAATCGGGGCAAAGATACCCAAGGGGGTGCTTTTGATGGGACCATCTGGGGTAGGAAAAACTCTTTTAGCGAGAGCCGTGGCGGGGGAGGCAGGAGTGGCTTTTTTCTCGATTTCTGGCTCCGAGTTTGTGGAAATGTTTGTCGGTGTGGGGGCTTCGCGAGTGCGCGACCTTTTCCAGCTGGCAAAAAAAGCGGCGCCGGCGATTATTTTTATGGATGAAATTGATGCGGTCGGACGGGTGCGCGGTGCGGGAATGGGCGGAGGCAACGACGAGCGCGAACAAACCTTGAACCAAATTCTCGTTGAAATGGACGGCTTTGAACAAAATGAGAAAGTGATCGTGATGGCCGCGACGAACCGTCCTGACGTTTTGGATCCGGCGTTAGTTCGTCCGGGCCGTTTTGACCGGAGGGTTACGATTGATTTGCCGGACCGCAAAGACCGAGAGGCGATTCTAGAAGTTCATGCGAAGGGCAAGCCTTTTGCCGAAGACGTGGACTTGAAACTCATTGGAGAGCGAACACCGGGGTTTTCCGGAGCGGATTTGTATTCTCTGATGAATGAAGGAGCAATCCTTGCGGCGAGGGAAGACAGAAAAAAAGTCGCGCAATTCGATTTGATTCGGGCGATTGAAAAAGTGATGCTCGGCCCCGAGCGTAAAAGCCACTTACTTTCCAAAAAAGAAAAAGAGATTACTGCCTATCACGAAGCTGGACACGCGCTGGTCGCTTCGGTCCTTCCCTTTGCAGACCCAGTGCACAAAATTTCGATTATTGCTCGGGGCCGCGCGGCCGGGTATACGTTGAAGTTGCCTCTCGAAGACCGAAAACTCCAGTCGCGAAGAGAATTTCTGGACGATATTGCAATGAGCCTCGGAGGATACGTGGCAGAGAAAATGATTTTTGGGGACATTACAACGGGTCCTTCGAATGATTTGCAAGTCTCGACTGCGCTTGCTCGCAATATGGTCACCAGGTACGGCATGTCCGACAAAATCGGGCCTGTCGCGCTCGAAGGAGAGGGCGGAAGAGTGCTCTTCGGGCGTGGCGTTGAGGAAAAGGAATATTCGGAGAGGGTGGGAGCGGAAATTGATTCCGAAGTATCGCGAATCATGAGCGAAGCTTTAACGAAGGCGCAGGATATTTTAAATACCAACAAAATAGCGCTCGATGCTATTGCCTCGAAGTTGATTGAAGTAGAAACGATCGAAAAAGACGAGTACGAAAAGATTATTATCGCTTTCGGAATTATTCCAAAAAAGAAGCAGGATATTGAGCATCAGGTGTAG
- the dapA gene encoding 4-hydroxy-tetrahydrodipicolinate synthase, translating to MIKTSPKAGLVSFESRDCSKIVQIERSLMYPETFAGVYTALITPFDNRNQFDRGRFAEQISRQIAGGVTGIVPVGTTGESPTLDFDEHIDVIKAAVEFAGRKVKVIAGTGGNCTKEAIFLAQSGEQAGADALLQVAPYYNKPSQAGLFAHFDAVAKATRLPIFLYNIPGRCGVDILVDTVCKLHEANPNIMGIKEAGGSTDRVTELRLKLGKDFVILCGDDSLALPFLSVGADGVVSVVSNVVPEAVSELVLAGAKGDFVSARAIHMKLFPFTKSLFLEGNPVGVKCAMKQLGWDRGTLRLPMFEASEETARHIQRQLVVLKLL from the coding sequence ATGATAAAAACAAGCCCTAAAGCGGGGCTTGTTTCGTTTGAGTCGCGAGACTGTTCGAAAATAGTACAAATAGAAAGGTCACTCATGTACCCTGAAACATTCGCTGGTGTTTATACGGCGCTTATTACGCCCTTTGACAATCGAAATCAATTTGACCGGGGACGGTTTGCCGAACAAATTTCCCGGCAAATCGCAGGGGGAGTCACGGGTATTGTCCCGGTCGGAACTACAGGGGAATCTCCGACATTGGATTTTGATGAGCACATTGATGTAATCAAAGCTGCGGTAGAATTCGCGGGACGCAAGGTCAAGGTAATTGCTGGCACAGGAGGAAATTGCACAAAGGAAGCAATCTTTCTTGCTCAATCGGGAGAACAGGCAGGCGCAGACGCTTTGCTCCAGGTGGCTCCCTATTACAACAAGCCGAGTCAGGCGGGACTGTTTGCCCACTTTGACGCGGTGGCAAAGGCGACCAGACTGCCGATTTTTCTCTACAATATTCCCGGTAGGTGCGGAGTGGATATTTTGGTTGACACTGTGTGCAAGCTTCACGAAGCCAATCCAAACATTATGGGTATCAAGGAAGCGGGTGGGAGCACCGATCGAGTGACGGAACTACGATTGAAGCTCGGGAAAGATTTCGTTATTCTTTGTGGCGACGACTCGCTTGCCCTACCATTTCTATCGGTCGGAGCGGACGGAGTGGTGAGTGTGGTTTCGAATGTCGTGCCTGAAGCAGTAAGCGAACTCGTGCTGGCCGGAGCAAAAGGAGACTTCGTCTCGGCGAGGGCGATTCACATGAAGCTCTTTCCATTCACAAAATCGCTATTCTTGGAAGGCAATCCGGTTGGAGTGAAATGCGCCATGAAACAGCTAGGGTGGGACAGAGGAACTCTTCGCTTGCCGATGTTTGAAGCAAGCGAGGAAACGGCGCGACACATCCAACGCCAATTGGTTGTGCTCAAGTTGCTGTGA
- the smpB gene encoding SsrA-binding protein SmpB encodes MQSLIENKRIHLDYEILEKFDAGIELFGFEVKSLKNRLGSLLGAHVTIRGGEAYVINSFIPAYQEKNAPKEYDPRRNRRLLLTRNEIERLAEIEGKKGLTIVPVSVYNKERKIKVSIAVVRGKKKYDKREDLKKKQSERDIRREHKER; translated from the coding sequence ATGCAAAGTCTTATCGAAAACAAACGAATACACCTCGATTACGAAATCCTGGAAAAATTCGATGCGGGCATCGAGCTTTTTGGCTTTGAAGTAAAATCTCTCAAAAACAGACTTGGGTCTCTCTTGGGCGCCCATGTAACGATACGAGGCGGCGAAGCATATGTTATTAATTCTTTTATCCCAGCATACCAAGAAAAAAATGCTCCAAAAGAGTATGACCCAAGGCGCAATCGCAGGCTTTTGCTTACCCGAAATGAGATCGAGCGCCTCGCCGAGATTGAAGGAAAAAAGGGGTTGACAATAGTACCAGTTTCGGTATATAATAAAGAGCGTAAGATAAAGGTAAGTATAGCCGTCGTAAGAGGCAAGAAGAAATACGACAAACGGGAGGATTTGAAAAAGAAGCAGTCAGAGAGAGACATACGCAGAGAACATAAAGAACGTTGA
- the secF gene encoding protein translocase subunit SecF, producing the protein MFIVKYRKIFYTISGLLVLASIVLLFSWGLTLGVDFKGGTILEVEYRENRPSVDEIHTALAPMSLNENIRPTGDKGYIMRMKTIEEKEHVSIIKTLSFGNTKPFIEKRFNTIGPLLGREAANKALVSIVFVLLCIVLFITFAFRKVSEPVRPDDTVGRVSSWKYGIIAILALFHDVAIPTGVFVVLGHFLGYEVDTLFVTALLVVLGFSIHDTIVVFDRVRENLRLNHEHKQKKAFETVVGESISQTFTRSINTSLTTLLALIVLYFVGAEVTQHFSLVLIVGIAVGTYSSIFLGSPLLVTVERWQNRKNK; encoded by the coding sequence ATGTTCATAGTTAAATACAGAAAAATATTTTACACCATCTCCGGGCTTTTGGTTTTGGCCTCCATCGTTTTGCTTTTTTCGTGGGGGCTTACCTTGGGTGTGGATTTCAAAGGGGGGACGATTCTCGAAGTTGAATACAGGGAGAACCGGCCATCTGTGGACGAAATTCATACAGCGCTTGCTCCGATGTCTTTGAATGAAAACATCCGTCCCACCGGTGATAAGGGCTACATTATGCGCATGAAAACCATTGAGGAAAAAGAGCATGTCTCAATAATCAAAACTCTCTCTTTTGGGAACACCAAGCCATTTATCGAAAAGCGTTTTAACACTATCGGACCTCTCCTCGGCCGTGAAGCGGCCAATAAGGCTCTCGTGTCGATTGTGTTCGTCCTTCTCTGTATTGTTCTTTTTATCACTTTTGCTTTCAGGAAGGTATCGGAGCCGGTCCGCCCGGATGACACGGTCGGACGGGTTTCTTCATGGAAGTACGGAATCATCGCTATTCTCGCTCTCTTCCACGATGTGGCGATTCCTACCGGCGTGTTCGTTGTTCTCGGGCATTTTTTGGGTTACGAGGTTGATACGCTGTTTGTGACCGCGCTCCTGGTCGTCTTAGGTTTTTCCATTCACGATACGATTGTCGTGTTTGACCGAGTTCGAGAAAATTTGAGATTAAATCATGAGCATAAGCAGAAGAAAGCATTTGAAACCGTTGTTGGGGAAAGCATAAGCCAGACATTTACCCGTTCAATCAACACATCTTTGACGACTCTCTTGGCACTCATTGTCCTCTATTTTGTTGGCGCGGAAGTTACTCAACATTTTTCTCTTGTCTTAATTGTTGGTATTGCCGTCGGAACCTATTCGTCGATTTTCTTAGGGAGTCCCTTGTTAGTTACAGTTGAACGTTGGCAAAACCGAAAAAATAAATAG
- the secD gene encoding protein translocase subunit SecD yields the protein MARIRIMALVLLLAGAFLGFFVYSSEVNTQSVVSGFPFKLGLDLSGGSHLVYRADVSEIGAGDVGSSMEALRDVIETRVNLFGVSEPLVEVEGGSFSGKEEHKLIVELPGISDVGKAIELIGKTPVLEFKLLNEEVAKAASKSNSSTTPADLFTSTGLTGRLLERSQLEFEPRTNEPIVSLVFNDEGSTLFAKITKENIGKVLAIFLDGKIISSPVIRDEIVSGKAQITGSFTPEEAKLLVRDLNYGALPVPIELISTQTIGASLGEEAKTAGVRAGIIAFLVIVLFLIIWYRLPGVIASCALIIYTILNLALFKLIPVTLTAAGIAGFILSIGMAVDANILIFERMKEELKRGKNLHDAIDEGFKRAWLSIRDSNLSSIITATILFMFASTSIIKGFALVFGIGVLVSMFTAITVSRTFLKAIQWKDGRAARFLFGNGFRR from the coding sequence ATGGCGCGAATCAGAATCATGGCTCTAGTTCTTCTTTTGGCGGGAGCGTTTCTCGGCTTTTTTGTGTACTCATCTGAAGTGAACACGCAATCGGTTGTTTCAGGATTTCCTTTTAAACTGGGCCTCGACCTCTCCGGCGGAAGCCATCTGGTGTATCGTGCTGATGTATCAGAAATTGGCGCAGGCGACGTGGGGAGTTCTATGGAAGCCCTTCGGGACGTGATTGAAACGAGGGTCAATTTGTTCGGCGTATCCGAGCCACTAGTGGAGGTTGAAGGGGGGTCTTTTAGCGGAAAGGAAGAGCACAAACTCATCGTTGAGTTGCCTGGAATTTCCGATGTCGGGAAGGCGATTGAACTCATCGGGAAGACGCCCGTTTTGGAATTTAAACTTTTGAATGAAGAAGTGGCGAAAGCAGCAAGCAAATCAAATTCTTCTACCACACCTGCCGATCTTTTTACGAGTACCGGTCTTACCGGAAGACTCCTTGAGAGATCTCAATTGGAATTCGAGCCCCGAACCAACGAGCCCATAGTATCTCTGGTCTTCAATGATGAAGGGTCAACGTTGTTCGCTAAAATCACTAAAGAAAATATTGGAAAGGTCCTGGCGATATTTCTTGATGGAAAAATAATTTCAAGCCCAGTCATTCGAGATGAAATCGTCTCGGGTAAAGCCCAGATTACCGGTAGCTTCACGCCAGAAGAAGCAAAACTTCTTGTTCGCGACTTAAATTATGGAGCACTGCCGGTGCCGATTGAGCTTATTTCTACGCAAACCATCGGCGCCTCGCTCGGTGAAGAAGCAAAGACGGCGGGCGTGCGAGCGGGAATTATCGCCTTTTTGGTCATCGTACTTTTCTTGATTATTTGGTATCGTTTGCCGGGAGTGATTGCCTCGTGCGCACTCATTATTTACACGATTTTGAACCTTGCGCTTTTCAAGCTGATTCCGGTAACCTTAACCGCCGCCGGAATTGCCGGATTTATTCTTTCCATCGGTATGGCGGTGGACGCGAACATTCTCATATTCGAAAGAATGAAGGAAGAATTGAAGCGGGGGAAAAATCTCCACGATGCGATTGACGAAGGATTCAAAAGAGCGTGGCTTTCCATCCGTGACAGCAACCTTTCGAGCATTATTACTGCCACCATTCTTTTTATGTTTGCATCCACTTCCATTATTAAAGGATTTGCCTTGGTTTTCGGAATTGGCGTCCTGGTCTCCATGTTCACCGCAATCACCGTCTCCCGCACATTCCTGAAGGCCATCCAATGGAAAGACGGCAGGGCAGCGAGATTTTTATTCGGGAATGGATTTCGAAGGTAA
- a CDS encoding NAD-dependent epimerase/dehydratase family protein, whose product MKKVKVIVTGGAGFIGSHLSDALLERGFEVHVIDDLSQGKKVNVNSEAIFHNKNITDLAGIDPIFKNAEYVFHLAALPRVQFSIEHPSETNEANVGGTLNVLIASHKHKIKRVIYSASSSAYGDQKTLPLKEKMIANPKSPYGLQKYIGELYMKLWSEVYKLPTVSLRYFNVYGPRQSHEGAYALVVAKFLKLKSEGKPMTITGDGKQTRDFTHVRDVVRANLLSMESTRVGRGEVINVGGGKNRSVLQVAEIIGGAVKFIPARLEPKNTLADTALAKKLLGWTPEIKFEEGIEELKKM is encoded by the coding sequence ATGAAAAAAGTAAAAGTAATAGTCACCGGCGGAGCCGGATTCATCGGGTCGCATCTCTCGGACGCGCTTCTCGAGCGCGGTTTTGAAGTTCATGTCATTGACGATCTTTCTCAAGGAAAAAAAGTAAATGTAAATTCGGAAGCTATTTTTCACAACAAAAATATCACTGATTTGGCGGGCATTGACCCGATTTTCAAGAATGCGGAATACGTTTTTCATCTTGCCGCACTTCCCCGCGTTCAGTTTTCGATCGAGCATCCGAGCGAGACCAATGAAGCAAATGTCGGAGGGACTTTGAATGTCCTTATCGCTTCGCATAAGCACAAGATAAAAAGAGTTATCTATTCCGCTTCGAGCTCGGCATACGGAGACCAGAAAACTTTGCCCTTGAAGGAGAAGATGATTGCCAACCCCAAAAGTCCGTACGGTCTTCAGAAATATATTGGCGAGTTGTATATGAAGCTCTGGAGCGAGGTCTACAAACTGCCAACTGTGTCACTCCGCTATTTCAACGTCTATGGTCCGAGACAGAGCCATGAGGGAGCGTATGCTTTAGTGGTTGCCAAGTTTTTGAAACTGAAAAGCGAAGGGAAACCGATGACCATAACAGGAGATGGCAAGCAGACGCGAGATTTCACTCATGTTCGTGATGTGGTTCGGGCGAACTTGCTTTCGATGGAAAGTACCCGAGTAGGGAGAGGGGAAGTAATCAATGTGGGTGGGGGAAAAAACCGATCGGTGCTCCAAGTTGCCGAGATTATCGGAGGTGCGGTAAAGTTTATTCCCGCCCGCCTCGAGCCAAAAAACACACTTGCGGACACAGCGCTGGCGAAGAAACTTCTTGGCTGGACGCCCGAAATAAAGTTTGAGGAGGGAATTGAGGAGTTGAAGAAAATGTAG
- a CDS encoding exopolysaccharide biosynthesis polyprenyl glycosylphosphotransferase, translating to MPILNKKEAVILFVGDIFIFFLSLLITLLVRYQGEFLHIFESHLRPFSILFLVWVLVFFIAGLYDRHTTLLKGKLPSIVFHSEVVNSIIAVLFFYLIPSFGITPKTNLFGTLFISFFLVFFWRRYGYRLASYRKKQNTMLISSGKEARELQKEINANPRYGMHISSFIDLEKILGPDLKDAIMKKVSFTQVSYIIIDFKNEKITPILPHLYPLLFGGVQFLEMDVLYENIFDRLPLSLIRDQWILENISLLPRKTYDFLKRILDIVLGAVALVLSVPFYPFIIIAIKLDTRGPAFIVQDRVGQNDRVIRVYKFRTMSRNETDLGKASDNRVTRVGLFLRRTRLDELPQLANVIAGYLSLIGPRPELLSGVRLYEKEISYYRIRHLIKPGLSGWAQINDSLHAHHEIGREETRNKLAYDLYYIKNRSFLLDLKIALRTVKILLSFVGK from the coding sequence ATGCCTATTCTCAATAAAAAAGAAGCCGTCATTCTTTTTGTTGGCGATATTTTCATTTTTTTCTTATCGCTTTTGATTACACTTCTAGTGCGCTATCAGGGAGAATTTTTGCACATTTTTGAGTCGCACTTGCGACCCTTTTCCATTCTCTTTCTTGTCTGGGTACTCGTTTTCTTCATCGCCGGGCTCTACGACCGCCACACAACGCTTCTTAAAGGAAAATTGCCCTCCATCGTATTTCACTCGGAGGTAGTGAACAGCATAATCGCCGTTCTTTTTTTCTATCTCATTCCTTCGTTCGGGATTACTCCGAAGACGAATCTATTTGGCACTCTCTTCATATCCTTTTTTCTTGTTTTTTTCTGGAGACGGTACGGGTATCGATTGGCGAGCTATCGGAAAAAGCAGAATACTATGCTCATCTCCTCGGGTAAAGAGGCGCGAGAGCTTCAAAAGGAAATAAATGCTAATCCAAGATACGGTATGCATATTTCTTCTTTCATTGATCTCGAAAAGATTCTAGGACCGGACTTGAAAGATGCAATAATGAAGAAAGTTTCTTTTACCCAAGTTTCTTACATTATCATTGATTTCAAAAACGAAAAAATCACTCCCATTCTCCCTCATTTGTACCCGCTCCTTTTTGGAGGCGTGCAATTTCTGGAAATGGACGTTCTCTATGAGAACATATTTGACCGCCTGCCCCTTTCACTAATACGCGATCAGTGGATTCTCGAGAATATTTCTCTTTTACCGAGGAAGACTTACGACTTTTTGAAGAGAATTTTGGACATTGTCTTGGGTGCTGTTGCTCTCGTTCTCTCCGTGCCGTTTTATCCGTTTATTATTATCGCGATTAAGCTGGATACAAGAGGGCCGGCTTTTATCGTTCAAGATCGCGTCGGACAGAATGACCGTGTAATACGTGTGTATAAATTTCGAACAATGTCACGAAATGAAACCGATCTGGGAAAGGCAAGTGATAACAGGGTCACTCGAGTTGGCTTATTCTTGCGCAGAACCCGTTTGGATGAACTTCCCCAGCTTGCAAACGTCATTGCGGGCTACCTGTCTCTCATTGGTCCTCGCCCCGAACTTCTGTCGGGAGTGAGGCTGTATGAGAAGGAAATTTCCTACTACCGTATTCGCCATCTCATAAAGCCGGGACTTTCAGGGTGGGCGCAGATAAATGACAGTCTTCATGCCCACCATGAGATTGGCAGAGAGGAGACGCGCAACAAACTTGCCTATGATTTGTACTACATAAAAAATCGCTCTTTCTTGCTTGACCTCAAGATTGCTTTGCGAACAGTAAAAATTTTGTTATCGTTTGTAGGGAAGTGA
- a CDS encoding glycosyltransferase, producing the protein MDTGNKKKLLYIITKSNWGGAQRYVFDLASAFKEEYDIVVAFGGAGVLKTKLEAVGIQTVSIPFLERDTNLSGDAKVFIELFKLVFSLRPNIVHLNSSKIGGLGVLAARLCNFIIYLLKTLHVTRYTLHPIRIIFTAHGFAFNENRGQVSKHVMKILYWIIIFFSHKTIAVSESLAHQMKNMFFTRDKIVIIHNGISKIRFIAKGQAQKFFIEKSQIVREFFGLDEKKIKKTLWIGTISELHKSKGLEYCIEALSLFKNHYPSFVFLIIGDGEEKENLEKLIKSKGLENHVVLLGTIENAALYLKAFDIFTLTSTTEGLPYAILEAGQTELAVIASNVGGIPEIIEQLQSGILVRSKHVKEIQDALLFLLENKDKKREMKQNLKARIESKFILQKMIDATKRVYENK; encoded by the coding sequence ATGGACACTGGAAACAAAAAAAAACTTCTCTACATAATCACCAAAAGCAACTGGGGAGGGGCTCAAAGATATGTGTTCGACCTCGCTTCTGCTTTCAAAGAAGAATATGACATAGTAGTCGCTTTTGGAGGCGCGGGAGTTCTCAAAACCAAATTGGAAGCCGTGGGAATTCAGACGGTCAGTATTCCCTTCTTAGAAAGAGACACGAATCTTTCGGGGGACGCCAAAGTTTTCATCGAACTTTTTAAACTTGTTTTTTCACTTCGCCCTAACATCGTCCATCTCAACAGTTCAAAAATCGGTGGCCTCGGAGTTCTCGCTGCCCGTCTCTGCAATTTTATAATTTATCTTCTTAAGACGTTACACGTTACACGTTACACGTTACACCCTATTCGTATCATCTTCACCGCCCACGGGTTCGCCTTCAATGAAAATCGGGGGCAGGTATCGAAACATGTCATGAAAATTCTGTACTGGATTATCATCTTCTTTTCACATAAAACAATTGCCGTTTCAGAATCTTTGGCGCACCAGATGAAAAACATGTTTTTCACCCGCGACAAAATAGTCATTATCCACAATGGGATTTCCAAAATTCGTTTTATCGCAAAGGGGCAGGCACAGAAATTTTTTATCGAAAAAAGTCAGATAGTGAGGGAATTTTTCGGTTTGGATGAGAAAAAAATAAAAAAGACTCTGTGGATTGGAACCATTTCTGAACTCCACAAAAGCAAGGGACTCGAATACTGCATTGAGGCTCTCTCACTATTTAAAAATCACTACCCCTCATTTGTTTTTCTTATTATCGGAGATGGGGAAGAGAAAGAGAACCTCGAGAAGCTCATTAAAAGTAAGGGCCTAGAAAATCACGTGGTCCTTCTAGGAACAATCGAAAATGCGGCGCTCTATCTCAAGGCATTCGACATTTTTACCCTCACTTCTACTACCGAGGGACTGCCGTATGCGATTCTTGAAGCGGGACAGACAGAACTTGCGGTCATTGCAAGCAACGTGGGAGGGATTCCAGAAATTATTGAACAACTGCAGTCCGGAATATTGGTTCGGTCAAAACATGTCAAAGAAATACAAGATGCTCTCCTATTTTTGCTGGAGAATAAAGACAAAAAGAGAGAGATGAAACAAAATCTTAAAGCTAGAATTGAAAGCAAATTTATCCTTCAAAAAATGATTGATGCGACAAAAAGAGTATACGAAAACAAATAA
- a CDS encoding FtsW/RodA/SpoVE family cell cycle protein translates to MGFFKRQKIDWILISATLPLLFGGLVTMNVFLGESIFFRRQLLWIIVSLLVFFTLSFIDFRFLRKKGIIVSIFIFSCFVLTALFVLGTVVRGAQSWFHLGSVAFQPSDLAKLVIILVLAKYFTRRHIEIAHIRHILVSGFYAFILFLLILLQPDFGSSIIIFIIWFGMVLVSGISKKHLLAVCTIGVLVFSGLWFFGFKEYQKERIISFIHPLADLKGSGYNAYQSTIAVGSGGFLGKGVGYGTQSRLKFLPEYQTDFIFAAFAEEWGFIGILLLFLLFGIIVYRILVNAIRGPTNFEILYGIGLSIYFMSHFVINVGMNIGILPVTGLVMPFMSYGGSHLLAEFTGLGILMGMRRYQRVAHKDDVKNEFLGI, encoded by the coding sequence ATGGGTTTCTTCAAGAGACAAAAAATAGACTGGATATTAATCTCGGCGACTCTGCCACTTCTATTCGGAGGATTGGTGACGATGAACGTCTTTTTGGGCGAAAGCATTTTTTTTCGCCGTCAGCTCCTCTGGATCATTGTTTCTCTTCTTGTTTTTTTTACGCTCAGTTTTATTGATTTTCGTTTTTTACGAAAAAAAGGCATCATCGTTTCTATTTTTATTTTTTCCTGTTTTGTTCTCACCGCTCTTTTCGTCTTGGGAACGGTGGTTCGGGGAGCGCAGAGCTGGTTTCATTTGGGGTCTGTCGCTTTTCAGCCCTCTGATCTTGCCAAGCTCGTGATTATTCTGGTTCTTGCAAAATATTTCACGAGACGCCACATCGAAATAGCCCATATCCGCCACATTTTAGTTTCCGGATTTTATGCTTTCATTCTTTTTCTTCTGATACTGCTCCAACCAGATTTCGGCTCTTCGATCATTATTTTTATCATTTGGTTCGGAATGGTTCTGGTCTCAGGTATTTCGAAGAAGCACTTGCTCGCTGTATGCACCATTGGAGTTCTCGTTTTTTCCGGTCTGTGGTTTTTTGGATTCAAAGAATACCAGAAAGAGAGGATAATAAGTTTTATCCATCCCTTGGCCGATTTGAAAGGTAGCGGGTATAACGCATATCAGTCCACTATTGCTGTGGGTTCGGGAGGATTTCTGGGAAAAGGTGTGGGATATGGAACGCAATCGCGGCTAAAATTTTTGCCCGAATACCAAACTGATTTTATTTTTGCGGCTTTTGCCGAAGAATGGGGGTTTATCGGAATACTCTTGCTGTTCCTGCTCTTCGGGATTATCGTCTACAGAATTCTCGTGAATGCGATTAGGGGACCCACAAATTTCGAAATCTTGTATGGAATAGGGCTTTCGATTTATTTCATGAGTCATTTTGTGATAAATGTCGGCATGAATATCGGAATTCTTCCCGTGACGGGGCTTGTGATGCCTTTCATGAGTTATGGAGGCTCTCACCTGCTCGCGGAATTTACGGGCCTAGGGATTCTTATGGGCATGCGCCGATATCAAAGAGTCGCGCACAAAGATGATGTGAAGAATGAATTCCTGGGAATCTAG